A window of Variovorax sp. HW608 genomic DNA:
CAACTAGGCCGTGCCAGGCCACCCATGAAGGAGACCTCGATGTTCAGACCCCTGAAGTTCGCACCGGCCGCGCTCGCCGCGGCTTGTCTTGTCGTCTTCGCAGCCCCGGCTGCCGCTGACGCCTTCGTCGACGAAGCAAAGGCCAAGGTGGCAAAGCTGGCCGGCGCCAAGAGCGCCTGGGACGGCCCCACAACAGGCCCGAAGGCCACCGCCAACAAGACCGTGGTGTTCGTCGCCGCCGACATGAACAACGGCGGCATCGTGGGCGTCAGCAAAGGCGTGGAGGAAGCCGGCAAGGCCATCGGCTGGAACGTGCGCGTGATCGATGGCCGGGGCAGCGTCAGCGGCCGGACCGCTGCGCTCAATCAGGCGCTGGCGCTCAAGCCCGACGGCATCGTCGTCGGCGGCTTCGACACCACCGAGCAGAAGGTGGCCTTCGGCAATGCCGCCAAGGCGGGCACTCCGTTGGTCGGCTGGAACGCCGGTCCGAAGCCCGGTCCCGATGCGGCCGCCGGCCTGTTCGCCAACGTCACCGTCACCGCCGACGACATCTCCGAGGCGGCCGCGCTGTGGGCGATTGCCGATTCCGACGGCAAGGCCGGCGTGGTGATCTTCACCGACAGCCAGTATTCGATCGCGATCTACAAGGCCAAGGCCATGGAGGCGGTGATCAAGCGGTGCGGCGGCTGCACGGTGCTGAGCTTCGAGGACAGCCCGATCGCCGACAGCGCCACCCGCATGCCGGGCCTGACCACCTCGCTGTTGCAACGCTTCGGTTCGAAGTGGACGCATTCGCTGGCGATCAACGACCTGTACTTCGACTTCTGGGGCAGTTCGCTCAAAGCCGCGGGCAAGAAGGGTGACGACATGCCCCGTGCGGTCTCGGCCGGTGACGGCAGCGAGGCTGCCTATCAGCGCATCCGCGCAAAGAACTACCAGAGCGCCACCGTGCCCGGGCCGCTGAACATGCAAGGCTGGCAGGTCATCGACGAGATGAACCGCGCTTTCGCGAAGGCAACGTGGTCGGGGTACGTGCCGCTGGCGCATGTCGTGACCGCGGCCAACGTCGCAACCGACGGCGGCGACAAGAACATCTTCGACCCGGGCAACGGCTACCGCGACCAATACAAGCGGATCTGGGGCAAGTGATCCCCGGGGTGCAGTGTTGTTGATGGCGTGTTCAGACGATTCGGGTCTCGAGCTCGCCGAGGCCCTCGATCCAGACCTGCATCACGTCGCCGCGCTTGAGGAAGGTGCCGCTCTCCATGCCCACGCCCGCCGGCGTGCCGGTCAGGATCACGTCACCCGGCTCGAGCGCCACGCGTTCGCTCAGGTAGGCGATCTGGTCGGCCACCCCGTAGAGGTGATTGCTGGTGTCGGAGTCCTGGCGCAGTTCGCCGTTGAGCCACAGCTTGATGGCCAGGTTCTCCGGCGAGGCCACGAACTCGGCCGGGGTGAAGACGGGACCCAGCGGGCATGATCCGTTGAAGCACTTGTGGCCGATCCAGTCGAAGCGAAACGGCGACGAGGCGTCAACGCCGGCGCGCACCAGGTAGTCGCGCGCCGAGAGGTCGTTGGCGCACATGTAGCCCGCCACATGATCGAGCGCGTTCTCCACGCTGACGGCCGATGCCCGGCGACCGATCACCACGGCCAGTTCCGCTTCCCAATCCAGCCGCTCGGTGCGCGCCGGGATCGGCACGTCGGCGCGATGACCCGACAGCGTGGATCGACCCGCCTTCAGGAAATGCCACGGGGGAATGCCCTCCTTCTTGGGGTCGAGCGCGAGCTTCGCACCCGACACGCGGGCCATCGCCTCCACGTGATCGCGGTAGTTCGCGCCGGCGCCGTAGATGGCCCCGGGCCGCGCGAGCGGCGCCAGCAGCTGCAGGTCCGCAGGTTTGAGCTCGCACCGTCCAAAGGGCTGCGGATCGTCGGCGAGTTGCAGCGCCAGCCGGGCCAGCACGAGGCACGAATCGTCCCAGTGTTGCAGCAGCTCGTCGATGGAAGCCTCGGCGATCGAGGACTGCTGCGCACGGCGCGCCGCCGTCTCCAGGTCGAACCAGCGGTCGCCTACTGCGATTCCGGTGCGAGCCACGGCGTCCTGCTGGTAAGTGAAGAGCTGGTATTTCACGCGACGCATCGGTTCATTCCTCATGGCAGGTTGTGGGGCAGCAGGTTTCAAAGCAGTCGGCACGATTGATCGGACAGGTGGACGTTGAGGGTGAAGCCGCCCTCCATCAGCAGCCAGCAGCGGACCTCGATCGAAACCGCGCCCTCTGCGACAAAGGGGTCGGCGGCGAGGATCGCCCGCGCTTCCTCTTCGGACGCGGCGCGCAGGACGGACAAGCCTCCGAGCGAGCCCGGTGCAGCGCCCTCGCCCACGAAGGGGCCCGAGGCGAACAGCTCACCTCGCCGCTCGGCCGCGACCGCCCAGCGCAGGTGCGACTCCAGCAGCTCGCCCATGCGCGCTGCGTCGCGCGGCGTGCGCAATGCCACGTAGAGGCGCTTGTTCAGCATGTCCGCCAAGAGCTCGCTCGCTGCCTCGGTGCTCATTGGATAAACGTGCTCCGCACCGCGGCGCGAGCCCCCGTCGGAACGGCCGGGCGGAAGCTCATGGCGCCTCGAAGTTGACGACGAAATCGGGCGGCGGCGGGGTGGCTGCCCAGACTGCGGTCAGCTCCTCCGGCGCCGCGTCCAGCGGCGTCCAGCCACTGTCGTCTTCCGGGATGATGTCGATGTCCCAGAAGTACTCGGCCAGGCTGTTCCAGGGGTCGCGGATGTAGTGGAAGTAGTTGGAGCCGCCCACGTGCCGGCCAAGACCGAAGCCATCCTTGTAGCCGGCGCGCAGCAGGGTCTGGGCGCCGAGCTCGATCTCGTCGATGTCGCCGACCTCGAAGCTCAGGTGATGCAGCCCCGTGTGCGTGCTCTTGGCGAAGGCCAGCATATGGTGGTCGCCGCCGGCACAGCCTCGCATGAATGCAAGGACGTCGCCGGCGCGATCGGACAGCTTCATGCCCAGCACCCGGCCGTAGAAATCCACCGAGCGGTTCACGTCCGGCGTGAACTTGATGAGATGGCCCAGCCGCCGAGGCCTGGCCCGCTTGCGCAGGGACGCCAGGTCGCAGGCACGCCGACCGATGCGCCGGTAGTTGCCCGGCGCGTTGATCTCCACAGCTGGCCCCGCCAGCGACGGGGCCGGCTCGGCCAACTGCACGTTGACCCAGTCGCCGTGCGGATCCTGGAACCACAGGCCGTCGATGTCGCCGAACGGGCTGTGCGCGACGCGCACACCAGCGCGCTCCAGGCTGCCCGGCAGCGCCTTCATCCCCTCCTCGTTCGTGCCGAACGACACGTAGGACAGCTTCTTGCGCCGGCCCTCCATCAGCCGCAGCTGGTCCTGCGCGCGGCCTTCGCAGCGGAACACCAGATCGCTGGCGACCGCACGCGTTTCCAGCCCGAAAAGCTCGTAGAAGGCGCGGCCCACCTCGAGGTCGGGCACTGTCATGCCCACGTGCAGCAGAGTGCGGATCATGGACCTGCTCCTGGTTCTCGGTTCGTCATGGGAGGTTGTTGCGGCATGGAATCGGCTTCGATCAGCTTGATCACGGCCGAAATGTCCTCCTCGCCCATGCCCCCTTCGAGGGCGCGAAGAAAGTACGGTGCCGCGACCGAGAAGAGCGGCGTCGCGCAGCCCATCCCGCGGGCGAAATCCGTCCCCATCCGCAGGTACTTCTCCAGCGTGCAGAACGGCCCCGGCGCCGGCGAAAAGCTGCGCGCTGCCATCATCGGCGCCCGGACAGTGAACATGGCTGAATTGCCCGCGCCCTGCCGGATCACTTCCGCGACCCGGTGCGGATTGAAGCCCGCCTTGGCACCGAGGTTCATCGCCTCGGCCGCGGCCAATGTGTGGATGGCCACCAGCGCATTCGCAATGAGCTTCATGGCGACGGCACTGCCGATATCGCCCAGGTGGAAGTGATGGGCCGTGATGGCCTCCAGGACGGGCTTGCAGCGCTCGAACAGCTCCTCGTCGCCACCGATATAGAGCGCAGCGCGGCGCTCGACGACCATCGGCGGCGAGCCGCTCACCTCGGCCTCCAGCATCTGCGCCCCCGCCGATTCGATGCGCCGGGCCTGGGCCACCTTGTGCTCCCTCGGATAGCTGCCCAGCTCGATCACGACCTTGCCCGGCGAGAGTGCTGCCAGCACACCGAGCGGCCCCTCCAGGGCCTCCGCCTGGGCCTTCTCGCCGGGCAGGCACATGAGCAGCACGTCGGCCTGGCGGGCCACCTCCGCCGGCGAGTCCAGCGCGACGCCGCCCGCGCCCACGAAGGCCTCGCGGTCGTTGCGACGAAAGCCCACCACGCGAAAACCCGCGCGCATGAGGTTGATGGCGACCGGCAGCCCGAGCTGGCCGATGCCGATCATGCCGATGACATGGGAAGCCTGGGCCACGCTTGTCTCCTTGATCTTGCGGCGATTCTGCGAGGCCGGCGTCACCTGATCCATACCGATTCGGTGATTCATGGATATAGACGCCGTTTATGTTCGTGCGTGCGAGAGACCTCGACCTGCACGACGTTCGCCGACCCCGGGCCCTGGGGTAATCCAGAATGATCGAAGGCGAGCCTTCTATAAACTGAATCGATTCAGGCACAGACTGCGCAACCAAATCGGCACCCGAGTGAAAGACCTCAATCTCCTTTATGCGTTTGAGGCGCTTTGGCGGGATCGCTCCGTCACCGTTGCGGCAGAGCGGCTCGGGCTGACGCAGGCAGCGGTGAGCAGTGCGCTCAAGCGCTTGCGCGCCGAATACGACGACCCGCTGTTCACCCTGGTCGGTCGCAAGATGGAGCCGACGCCGCTGGCCAGCGAGCTGTCGCCCCAGTTGCTCGACGCCCTTGCCGTGGTTCGCAAGACGCGCGAGGCGCGAGTCAAGTTCGATCCCGCGAGCGCCAGGCGGGTGTTCACGATCCGCACCCGCGACATCGGCGAAGTGGTGTGCCTGCCTCAGGTGTCCTCCGCGCTCGAACGAATCGCGCCCGGCATCCACCTTCGGACGGTGTTCCGGCCCATCGCCGATACGCTCAGCGGCATGGCCAACGGCCAGGTGGATCTGGCACTGGGCTTCCTGCCGTCACTGGAAACGGGAATTCATCGACGCGTCCTGTTCATGCAGAACTATGTCTGTGCCATGCGGGTAGGCCACCCGCTGGCCGAAGGAGAGTTGACCCAGGACCTCTTCAGTCGCAGCGACCACCTCCTCGTCGAGTACTCCGGCAGCGGCCATCTGAGTCTTGAACGCGCCCTGATCGATGCGGGCCTGCGCCAACGCATCAAGCTGCGCATACCCCAGTACCTTTCGGCACCGCATTTCATCATCGACTCGGACCTCCTTTGGTCCGTTCCCGCCATCCTCGCGGAGAGGCTCGCGCTTCACTTCCCGCTGGTGATCAAGCCCCATCCTCTCCCCCTCCCCGAGTTCGAAGTCGCGCTCTACTGGCACGATCGCTATCACCGCGACCCCGCGAACAAGTGGCTTCGTGAGCTCATTGCCGACACCTGCGCCTCCTCGATTGGAAAGCGAAGTGCTCCAGCGCTGACCCCGCCGCGACCGCCCGCCTCGGTTTGAAGTTCCTCCGGCCGGCGCTGCCGAAATCCCGTTCTGGCTAAACGGGCCTCTCTCGGGGAGTCCCACATTGCCTCTCCTGGATGACGGCGGCGAGCGCCTTCTCGGCGGTGAGCCGGGGGTCCGGGACCTCGTGGAGCACGACTGACTCCTTGTCTTGAGCGTACCAACCGCTCGAGCCTCCTGCGCGCACCAACACCGTGCGAGCTGAGCGAGCCGCCGCATTCACCCGTCCTCTGACCGAAAAGGCGCTAGCCCACAACCTATGGTTTACCCTATCAAGATATTGTTCATATGTTCCTAATATATTTAAAACCGCGCTAGTCCAGTTCACCTTCACTGACCCCTAAGGAGTATTTGCATGAACAACCCCCGTTGGCAGGGCATCTTCCCGGCCATCACGACCAAGTTCCACGAGGACGAGAGCATCGATGCCGAGGGCACCGCCCGGCACATCGACTTCCAGATTCGCAACGGCATCCACGGCCTCGTGACCTGCGGTTCGCTCGGGGAGGCCAGCACCCTGACCCTCGAGGAAAAACTCGAAGTTGCCAAGATCGCAATCGACGCCAGCGCTGGCCGTATTCCGGTACTTGCCAACGTCTCGGAAACCAGCACACGCGAAGCGCTGCGCTACATAGCAGGCGCCAACAAGATTGGCGTCGATGGCTTCATGGTGATGCCGTCCGTCATTTACGTCGCTGACGCTCGTGAAGCAATGCTCAACGTTCGGGCGATGGCCGAAGCGGCACAGAAACCCATCATGGTCTACAACAACCCTGTGGCATACCGCGTCGACCTGATGGTCCAGCAGTTCGAAGAACTGGCGGACTGCGAATGGGTCGTTGCGATCAAGGAAAGCACCGACGACATCCGCCGCATCACGGACCTGCGCAATGCCTTGGGCGATCGGTATCAACTCTTCCTGGGCGTGGACGATCTGGCCTACGAAGGGCTGGCGCTCGGATGCGATGGCTTGCTGGCCGGCGTGGGGTGCGCCTTCCCTCGCGAAACCGTCGCTCTTTACGAGCTGATGAAGGCCGGCAACTTCAACGAAGCTCTGAAGCTATATCAGTGGATGACGCCGATGCTGCACCTGGACGTATCAACCAAGCTGGTCCAGAACCTCAAGCTGATCGACAAGCTCGTGGGCGTGGGCACCGAGCACATGCGTCGCCCTCGCCTGCCGCTGATCGGCGAAGAGCGTGCGTACGTCGAGGGCATCGTCAAGAAGGCCCTTGAGACGCGCCCGACGAAGTATCAGTCGATCGCCTAAACCCCGCCGCCGCTCCTTGTTCAGGAGGCGGCGCCTCAAGATCCTTCCCGTCCAGTCTTTTGTCCGTTCGTTCGTCATCAGGAGTTCCAAATGAAACTGAAGATCCATGCGTTGAGCCTCCTCGGCGCCCTGTGCCTTCTTGCATCGCAGGCACATGCCGACAAACTCGACTCCATCATCGAATCAGGCAAGCTGCGTTGCGCAGTGGTTCTCGACTTTCCGCCAATGGGATCACGCGACGCCAGCAACAATCCGGTCGGCTTCGACGTCGACTACTGCACCGATTTGGCCAAAGCGCTTGGCGTCAAAGCCGAATTTGTCGAAACACCCTTCGCCGATCGGATTCCTGCATTGATGTCGAATCGAGCGGATGTGATCGTCGGCTCGACCTCGGACACCCTCGAGAGGGCGAAAACCGTAGGAATGACAGTCCCGTACTTTGCCTTCCAGATGGTGGTTCTGACGCGTGACAACACCGACATCAAGACCTACGAAGACCTCAAAGGTCGGCCGGTAGGGAATACGTCGAGCACCTTCGAAGCATTGGCTCTCGAAAAGGATGTGAAAGCCTGGAACCAGCCGAAGGGAACATTCCGCGCCTATCAGAACCAAGCGGACACGCTGCTCGCCGTGAGCCAAGGTCACATCGATGCGACGGTCGTGACCTCGACCGTCGCGTCGGCGAGCATCAAGTCGGGCAAATTCAAGGGGCTTCGCATCGCCGGCAACGCTCCGTATGTCATCGACTATGTCTCATTGGCTGCAAAGCGCAACGAGTACGGACTTCTGAACTACCTCAATCTATTCGTCAACCAACAGGTCCGCACGGGTCGCTACGCGGAGCTCTACCAAAAGTGGGTCGGTGGCAAGCCGATTGACCTGACCGTGCCTGGCGTGTACCGCTGAATGACGGATTCGCGCGAGCCTCCATGGGATTGCGCGCACACCATAGCCTGGATCGGATTCATGGAATGACTACGACACCATGGTCCGAATCAGCCAACGGGAGAGCGAATGCTTGACTTTGACTATACCTTTCAATGGCGGGTTGCCATCGAAGCACTGCCAGCAATGCTCTCGGGAGCATGGGTCACGATCGAGACCGCAGCTCTTTCGATGATCTTCGGTGTCCTGATTGCCCTTGCCCTGACCGCGATGCGGGACGCGCGGAATGTCGTGCTCCGAAGCGTGTCCGGTGCTTGGGTGTCCGTTGCCCGAAACACGCCGGCGCTGTTTCAGATCTACATGCTGTATTTCGGCCTCGGTTCGTTCGATCTGCAGATCAGCTCGTGGACCGCACTCCTCGCTGGTATCACATTCAACAACGCAGGCTATCTCGCAGAAAACTTCCGTGGCGGGCTGAAGGCCGTGCCACACACTCAAGTCCGCGCCGCGCGTTCCCTTGGCATGAGCGCGTTCAAAGCCTACAGGCTCGTTGTCGTGCCTCAGCTACTGCGCATCGTCTTCTACCCGATGACCAATCAGATGGTGTGGGCGGTGTTGATGACTTCGCTGGGCGTGATCGTCGGTCTGAACGACGACCTGACCGGCGTGACCCAGGATTTGAACGTCAGGACGTTCCGCACCTTCGAGTTCTTTGCCGTGGCCGCAGCGATCTACTACCTCATCGCAAAGGGGATCGTCTTCGTCACCAGGCTGCTCGCCTGGAAACTGTTCAGGTACTGAGGTCGCCATGTCTACCAGCTTCACTATCGGCGACCTGCTCTTCATGCTCCAAGGTGCCTGGGTCACCCTGCAGCTGACCTTGTGGGCCACGTTCATCGGAACAGTCACCGGCATCCTCCTCGGGTTCCTGCGAGCCGCGTTCCCGCGAGCGACCTATCCCCTGAGTTGGGTACTTGACGTGTTCCGAAGCGTCCCACTCCTGATCCAGTTCGTGATCTTCAACGCGTTGAAGAGCATCGTTGGCCTCGAGTGGACTGCATTCGCGGTCGGGTGCATCGTGCTGGGGATCTACTGCGCGGCCTACTGCACGGAAGTCGTCCGCAGCGGCGTTCTCGCGGTGCCTGGCAACGTCATCCGCGCTGCGCGATCGCTTGGCCTGACTTACCGCCAGGCGACGCAGTTTGTCGTGCTCCCGATCGCCACTCGTGTGGCATTTCCAGGGTGGGTGAACCTGACGCTGGGCGTCATGAAGGACACGTCGCTGGTGCTGTGGATCGGGATCATCGAACTCCTGCGTGCGTCGCAAACGATCGTGACACGGATCCAGGAGCCGTTGCTCGTCCTCTGTATCACCGGCCTCATCTACTACGTCATGAGCTTGGGCTTCGCCAGAATCGGCGCGGCCGTCGAGAAAAGGTGGAAAGAAAATGATTGAGATCGAGAACGTCCATAAGTCCTTCGGCCAACTCGAGGTCATCAAGGGCGTCAGCATGACCGTGAACAAAGGCGAGGTGGTTTCGATCATCGGCGGCTCGGGCTCGGGAAAGTCGACGTTGTTGATGTGCATCAACGGCCTGGAGCCCATCCAGAAGGGCAGCATCCGGGTCGACGGCGTCGATACGCACGCCAAGGGCACGGACCTCAACAAGCTGCGTCAACGAATCGGCATTGTCTTTCAGCAGTGGAACGCGTTCCCACACCTCACCGTATTGGAGAACGTGATGCTCGCCCCCCGCAAGGTCCTGGGCAAAGACAAGCGCGCAGCAGAGGAGCTCGCCGTCAAGCAACTCACGCACGTCGGGCTGCGCGAGAAGATGAACGTCTTTCCGGCCAAGCTTTCCGGAGGCCAGCAGCAACGAATGGCCATCGCGCGCGCGCTCGCGATGTCACCGCAATACATGCTGTTTGATGAGGTGACCTCGGCCCTCGATCCGCAACTCGTCGGCGAGGTCCTGGACACCATGCGCATGCTCTCGGAAGAAGGCATGACCATGATTCTCGTGACGCACGAGATCCGCTTTGCGCGCGATGTCTCGGATCGCGTTGCCTTCTTCCGCAACGGAGTCATCCACGAAATCGGCACGCCCGAACAGGTGATCGTCAATCCCCAGAAGCCGGAGACGATCGACTTCCTGAAGTCGACGCACTAGAAGGAACGGACATGGCAGTTGTTCATCGTATTGACGTGCTTGACTCACACACGGGCGGGGAACCGACGCGTCTGGTCCTCAGTGGGTTTCCCCATCTCGGCGAGGGCACCATGGCGGACCAATGTGCAGTGCTCGCGAGAGACTTCGACGACTGGCGCGCCGCCGCTTTGCTGGAACCACGCGGCAGTGACGTCATCGTCGGGGCGCTGCTCCGTGAGCCAGTCGATCCTGCCAACACGGCCGGCGTGATCTTCTTCAACAATGTGGGCTATTTGGGAATGTGCGGCCATGGGACGATCGGGCTGATTGCCTCGCTCGCGCACCTTGGTCGAATCAAGCCCGGCGTCCATCGCATCGAGACCACCGTCGGTGTCGTGACGGCCACATTGCACGAAGACGGCTCGGTCAGCGTTCAGAACGTTCCCTCCTATCGCTACCTGCACCGGGTGCGTGTCAGCGTCCCGGGCCACGGCGTGATTCATGGCGATGTCGCCTGGGGCGGCAACTGGTTCTTCCTCGTGGCGGATCATGGTCAGCGCGTCGATAGCGACAACCTCAAGGCGCTGACGACGTACAGCTGCAGCGTCCGCGATGCGCTGGCAGCGCAGGGCGTGACCGGTTCCGATGGACAACCCATCGATCACATCGAACTGTTCGCATCGGACTCTGCCGGAGCTGACAGCCGAAACTTTGTCTTGTGCCCGGGCAGTGCATACGACCGGTCTCCCTGCGGCACCGGAACCAGCGC
This region includes:
- a CDS encoding substrate-binding domain-containing protein translates to MFRPLKFAPAALAAACLVVFAAPAAADAFVDEAKAKVAKLAGAKSAWDGPTTGPKATANKTVVFVAADMNNGGIVGVSKGVEEAGKAIGWNVRVIDGRGSVSGRTAALNQALALKPDGIVVGGFDTTEQKVAFGNAAKAGTPLVGWNAGPKPGPDAAAGLFANVTVTADDISEAAALWAIADSDGKAGVVIFTDSQYSIAIYKAKAMEAVIKRCGGCTVLSFEDSPIADSATRMPGLTTSLLQRFGSKWTHSLAINDLYFDFWGSSLKAAGKKGDDMPRAVSAGDGSEAAYQRIRAKNYQSATVPGPLNMQGWQVIDEMNRAFAKATWSGYVPLAHVVTAANVATDGGDKNIFDPGNGYRDQYKRIWGK
- a CDS encoding fumarylacetoacetate hydrolase family protein produces the protein MRRVKYQLFTYQQDAVARTGIAVGDRWFDLETAARRAQQSSIAEASIDELLQHWDDSCLVLARLALQLADDPQPFGRCELKPADLQLLAPLARPGAIYGAGANYRDHVEAMARVSGAKLALDPKKEGIPPWHFLKAGRSTLSGHRADVPIPARTERLDWEAELAVVIGRRASAVSVENALDHVAGYMCANDLSARDYLVRAGVDASSPFRFDWIGHKCFNGSCPLGPVFTPAEFVASPENLAIKLWLNGELRQDSDTSNHLYGVADQIAYLSERVALEPGDVILTGTPAGVGMESGTFLKRGDVMQVWIEGLGELETRIV
- a CDS encoding YciI family protein, encoding MSTEAASELLADMLNKRLYVALRTPRDAARMGELLESHLRWAVAAERRGELFASGPFVGEGAAPGSLGGLSVLRAASEEEARAILAADPFVAEGAVSIEVRCWLLMEGGFTLNVHLSDQSCRLL
- a CDS encoding VOC family protein; translation: MIRTLLHVGMTVPDLEVGRAFYELFGLETRAVASDLVFRCEGRAQDQLRLMEGRRKKLSYVSFGTNEEGMKALPGSLERAGVRVAHSPFGDIDGLWFQDPHGDWVNVQLAEPAPSLAGPAVEINAPGNYRRIGRRACDLASLRKRARPRRLGHLIKFTPDVNRSVDFYGRVLGMKLSDRAGDVLAFMRGCAGGDHHMLAFAKSTHTGLHHLSFEVGDIDEIELGAQTLLRAGYKDGFGLGRHVGGSNYFHYIRDPWNSLAEYFWDIDIIPEDDSGWTPLDAAPEELTAVWAATPPPPDFVVNFEAP
- a CDS encoding NAD(P)-dependent oxidoreductase, with protein sequence MNHRIGMDQVTPASQNRRKIKETSVAQASHVIGMIGIGQLGLPVAINLMRAGFRVVGFRRNDREAFVGAGGVALDSPAEVARQADVLLMCLPGEKAQAEALEGPLGVLAALSPGKVVIELGSYPREHKVAQARRIESAGAQMLEAEVSGSPPMVVERRAALYIGGDEELFERCKPVLEAITAHHFHLGDIGSAVAMKLIANALVAIHTLAAAEAMNLGAKAGFNPHRVAEVIRQGAGNSAMFTVRAPMMAARSFSPAPGPFCTLEKYLRMGTDFARGMGCATPLFSVAAPYFLRALEGGMGEEDISAVIKLIEADSMPQQPPMTNREPGAGP
- a CDS encoding LysR family transcriptional regulator; this translates as MKDLNLLYAFEALWRDRSVTVAAERLGLTQAAVSSALKRLRAEYDDPLFTLVGRKMEPTPLASELSPQLLDALAVVRKTREARVKFDPASARRVFTIRTRDIGEVVCLPQVSSALERIAPGIHLRTVFRPIADTLSGMANGQVDLALGFLPSLETGIHRRVLFMQNYVCAMRVGHPLAEGELTQDLFSRSDHLLVEYSGSGHLSLERALIDAGLRQRIKLRIPQYLSAPHFIIDSDLLWSVPAILAERLALHFPLVIKPHPLPLPEFEVALYWHDRYHRDPANKWLRELIADTCASSIGKRSAPALTPPRPPASV
- a CDS encoding dihydrodipicolinate synthase family protein produces the protein MNNPRWQGIFPAITTKFHEDESIDAEGTARHIDFQIRNGIHGLVTCGSLGEASTLTLEEKLEVAKIAIDASAGRIPVLANVSETSTREALRYIAGANKIGVDGFMVMPSVIYVADAREAMLNVRAMAEAAQKPIMVYNNPVAYRVDLMVQQFEELADCEWVVAIKESTDDIRRITDLRNALGDRYQLFLGVDDLAYEGLALGCDGLLAGVGCAFPRETVALYELMKAGNFNEALKLYQWMTPMLHLDVSTKLVQNLKLIDKLVGVGTEHMRRPRLPLIGEERAYVEGIVKKALETRPTKYQSIA
- a CDS encoding ABC transporter substrate-binding protein; amino-acid sequence: MKLKIHALSLLGALCLLASQAHADKLDSIIESGKLRCAVVLDFPPMGSRDASNNPVGFDVDYCTDLAKALGVKAEFVETPFADRIPALMSNRADVIVGSTSDTLERAKTVGMTVPYFAFQMVVLTRDNTDIKTYEDLKGRPVGNTSSTFEALALEKDVKAWNQPKGTFRAYQNQADTLLAVSQGHIDATVVTSTVASASIKSGKFKGLRIAGNAPYVIDYVSLAAKRNEYGLLNYLNLFVNQQVRTGRYAELYQKWVGGKPIDLTVPGVYR
- a CDS encoding amino acid ABC transporter permease, whose translation is MLDFDYTFQWRVAIEALPAMLSGAWVTIETAALSMIFGVLIALALTAMRDARNVVLRSVSGAWVSVARNTPALFQIYMLYFGLGSFDLQISSWTALLAGITFNNAGYLAENFRGGLKAVPHTQVRAARSLGMSAFKAYRLVVVPQLLRIVFYPMTNQMVWAVLMTSLGVIVGLNDDLTGVTQDLNVRTFRTFEFFAVAAAIYYLIAKGIVFVTRLLAWKLFRY
- a CDS encoding amino acid ABC transporter permease, which produces MSTSFTIGDLLFMLQGAWVTLQLTLWATFIGTVTGILLGFLRAAFPRATYPLSWVLDVFRSVPLLIQFVIFNALKSIVGLEWTAFAVGCIVLGIYCAAYCTEVVRSGVLAVPGNVIRAARSLGLTYRQATQFVVLPIATRVAFPGWVNLTLGVMKDTSLVLWIGIIELLRASQTIVTRIQEPLLVLCITGLIYYVMSLGFARIGAAVEKRWKEND
- a CDS encoding amino acid ABC transporter ATP-binding protein; the encoded protein is MIEIENVHKSFGQLEVIKGVSMTVNKGEVVSIIGGSGSGKSTLLMCINGLEPIQKGSIRVDGVDTHAKGTDLNKLRQRIGIVFQQWNAFPHLTVLENVMLAPRKVLGKDKRAAEELAVKQLTHVGLREKMNVFPAKLSGGQQQRMAIARALAMSPQYMLFDEVTSALDPQLVGEVLDTMRMLSEEGMTMILVTHEIRFARDVSDRVAFFRNGVIHEIGTPEQVIVNPQKPETIDFLKSTH
- a CDS encoding 4-hydroxyproline epimerase → MAVVHRIDVLDSHTGGEPTRLVLSGFPHLGEGTMADQCAVLARDFDDWRAAALLEPRGSDVIVGALLREPVDPANTAGVIFFNNVGYLGMCGHGTIGLIASLAHLGRIKPGVHRIETTVGVVTATLHEDGSVSVQNVPSYRYLHRVRVSVPGHGVIHGDVAWGGNWFFLVADHGQRVDSDNLKALTTYSCSVRDALAAQGVTGSDGQPIDHIELFASDSAGADSRNFVLCPGSAYDRSPCGTGTSAKIACLAADGKLAPGEDWTQASIIGSRFVASYTPHGDSIVPTIRGRAHLSAESTLLIEGDDPFAWGIRL